The following proteins are encoded in a genomic region of Dromaius novaehollandiae isolate bDroNov1 chromosome 29, bDroNov1.hap1, whole genome shotgun sequence:
- the LOC135323529 gene encoding methanethiol oxidase-like produces the protein MQAGPPLSTPHQQLTPSSSTEKCGACGPGFASPLDAMKGPREEIVYVPCIYRNTGRKRPDFLATVDVNPKSPHYCQVIHRLPMPNVGDELHHSGWNVCSSCFGDTTKMRNRLILPSLISSRIYVVDTGTNPRAPRLYKVVNSEDVFWKCDLGYPHTSHCLGSGEIMISTLGDPAGYGKGGFILLDAETFEIKGNWEKGDKTPPMGYDFWYQPRHNVLISTEWGVPKCLGYGFDPNDLKKGRYGRRLNVWDWTTHAYIQAIDVGEDAAPLEIRFLHNPAAAEGYVGCTISSAIHRFYKTEQGDWAAEKVIQVPSKKVEGWLLPEMPGFITDILISLDDRFLYFSNWLHGDIRQYDISNTREPKLVGQVFVGGSISKGGPVTVHGDEELQSQPEPFVIKGKKVPGGPQMIQLSLDGKRLYVTTSLYSAWDKQFYPDLIREGSVMLQLDVDTERGGLAVNENFLVDFGKEPEGPCLAHEIRYPGGDCTSDIWV, from the exons GTCCCCGGGAGGAGATTGTGTATGTGCCCTGCATCTACAGGAACACCGGGAGGAAGAGACCAGACTTTCTGGCCACTGTGGATGTCAACCCTAAATCCCCGCACTATTGCCAG GTGATCCACCGCCTGCCCATGCCCAACGTGGGCGACGAGCTGCACCACTCGGGCTGGAAcgtctgcagcagctgctttggtGACACCACCAAGATGCGCAACCGCCTGATCCTTCCTAGCCTCATCTCCTCCCGCATTTATGTGGTGGACACAGGAACCAACCCGCGAGCTCCCAGGCTTTATAAG GTTGTCAACTCCGAGGATGTGTTCTGGAAGTGTGACCTGGGTTACCCGCACACCTCCCACTGCCTGGGCAGCGGGGAGATCATGATCAGCACACTGGGGGACCCAGCAGGCTACGGAAAAG GCGGTTTTATTCTGCTGGATGCAGAGACTTTTGAGATCAAGGGGAACTGGGAGAAAGGAGACAAGACGCCTCCAATGGGTTATGACTTCTGGTACCAGCCACGCCATAATGTCCTGATAAGCACTGAATGGGGAGTCCCAAAATGCCTAGGATATGGATTTGACCCAAATGATCTGAAGAAAG GGCGCTATGGCCGCCGCCTCAACGTGTGGGACTGGACCACCCACGCCTACATCCAGGCCATCGACGTCGGGGAGGACGCAGCGCCCCTGGAGATCCGCTTCCTCCACAACCCGGCCGCCGCTGAGGGCTACGTGGGCTGCACCATCAGCAGCGCCATCCACCGCTTCTACAAGACCGAG CAAGGAGACTGGGCGGCGGAGAAGGTGATCCAGGTCCCCAGCAAGAAGGTGGAGGGGTGGCTTCTCCCGGAAATGCCAG GCTTCATCACTGACATCCTCATCTCGCTGGACGACAGGTTCCTCTATTTCAGCAACTGGCTGCACGGGGACATCCGCCAGTATGACATCTCCAACACCCGCGAGCCCAAGCTGGTGGGACAG GTCTTCGTGGGAGGCAGCATCAGCAAAGGCGGGCCGGTGACCGTGCACGGAGAcgaggagctgcagagccagccgGAGCCGTTCGTCATCAAG GGCAAGAAGGTGCCTGGGGGACCTCAGATGATCCAGCTCAGCTTGGACGGGAAGAGGCTGTACGTCACCACATCCCTCTACAGCGCCTGGGACAAGCAGTTCTACCCCGACCTTATCAG GGAGGGCTCCGTCATGCTGCAGCTCGACGTGGATACGGAGCGGGGTGGCCTGGCCGTCAACGAGAACTTCCTGGTGGATTTTGGGAAGGAGCCGGAGGGGCCCTGCCTCGCTCACGAAATCCGCTACCCCGGCGGGGACTGCACCTCCGACATCTGGGTTTGA